The Candidatus Uhrbacteria bacterium genome has a segment encoding these proteins:
- a CDS encoding aminoacyl-tRNA hydrolase, with translation MKLIVGLGNPGKEYDGTRHNIGWDAITAFAESVGATPFSKKAAFHAEVAEANIDGKKILFARPLTFMNLSGNSVQMFKSYFKMDNADILVVQDEMDFDVGSFKFSTGSGPAGHNGILSIQQSLGSRDIARLRIGVSKPDRHMAKEDYVLGKFSAAEKKLLKAQTKKLNQAMNDWISQGLTKTMNAWNGV, from the coding sequence ATGAAACTCATCGTCGGTCTCGGGAACCCTGGCAAGGAATACGACGGAACCCGCCATAACATTGGCTGGGACGCTATTACAGCGTTCGCAGAAAGCGTGGGCGCAACGCCATTCTCCAAAAAAGCAGCCTTTCATGCCGAGGTCGCAGAAGCCAATATCGACGGTAAAAAGATTCTATTCGCTCGTCCGCTGACCTTCATGAATCTTTCCGGCAACTCGGTACAAATGTTCAAATCCTATTTCAAAATGGACAACGCCGATATTCTCGTCGTTCAAGATGAAATGGATTTTGATGTTGGATCATTCAAATTCTCAACCGGTTCCGGACCTGCTGGTCATAACGGTATTTTGTCGATTCAGCAAAGCCTCGGTTCACGCGATATCGCACGTCTCCGTATTGGCGTTAGTAAACCAGATCGTCACATGGCAAAAGAAGATTACGTTTTAGGTAAATTTTCTGCCGCAGAAAAGAAGTTACTGAAAGCGCAAACAAAAAAACTTAATCAAGCCATGAACGATTGGATCTCCCAAGGCTTGACAAAGACGATGAATGCGTGGAACGGAGTGTAA